DNA from Aphis gossypii isolate Hap1 chromosome 3, ASM2018417v2, whole genome shotgun sequence:
atttttatttttaaacatgttatattatttaaaaaaatgaattatttaggtattaataatttatcattcgcTGAGAATCATGTTAACCATatgtttattaagttatatttttacattttcaaacttaaaaatattattccttaatttataatactaaatacctTAATTACCAGATGCgtattaagaattattgtATGAACATAGCACTTACATTTTAGCTAATTCTGGTTTTAGATTGTTATGGTTATTTTGTGAAACAGTCAATGAAGCAACAGTTTTTGATAATCTACATACTTCAGGATGATAATGcctctataaataataatacaaatattaaatttttttatgaatacatttaaattaaaaaaattactaacctGTAATGCTGGAAGTTCCCATAATGATGTACTACCAGCGTTACTATGTTCAGGTTCTTGTAATTCAGCATTATAAATACCTTGTCCATATGATGGGTCAACATCTAATAATGATtctgtgtttttatttgtctaaaccaaaatcatatataattattggaaattatagtaaaataatgctttaaaaaaatatacataatatattagatacaaaatatacactaatagttataattacttGTATGATAGTCCGAAGGGCAGCTAAAATTCCAAGTGTTGCATTGTGAAGTGTTTGAAGACTCAACATGGACATTCTTTTAACAAATGACAGCGTAGAATTGGCAGTCACTTTCTTACGACCCACcaaaaataatgcttcaattgtACGAAGAAAAGTTTCTAAATTATCGTGATATTTACCTAAaaacagttaatattttaaaactatacttacataattaatctaaaagaataattttcttataaatatttataaaaatatagtgtatatattattttatacactaaaaatatataatattaaaatattaattaaataattaatcatttaacatAAGATCATAAGGACCATTAGATGGTTGTAATCAAAttgattactttattttattaaattaaaaggtttttataacttacaacAATCTAATTCAGGAATAACTCTATACAAATGAGAATAAAAGTGAACAGGATCAATGTTGATTACAGTTCCCTGTCCAGAAAGTAtgacaaaaatagttttaatacaaCAAAGTTGTTCATGAACATTCAGCTGATGTTTCTTTATAACTGAATCCAAAACAGTGAGAATATCGTggtaaaattctaaattgatTGAATGgctgtatctatataaaacaGTTAATTAAATACCACAAAAAGactaataatgtattcataataCTAACTTTGCCAATCCTTCAAGACAAACGGATAGTAACTTAGAACGTGGAGCAGTTTTTAGTATTctgaagtatattaaaaatacaagtttaGTGATTTCAGTTAAATTGTTCAGGTGacttttaacattttcttCGGCTTTTGTCTCAAGCATTTCTTTATCTAGTTTATCTAACATTTTACTTCtctaaaatttaagataattattaaatgatgttACTTTACAAAACAGAATAGTTAGTTCTTACTTTACGTTCTTTTTTTGACATagctaataatttttgttttctggtcataaatttttttgatttcaaaatCTCTTCTTTTTCTTTATCGAGATTTACATTTCGAATAGGTAATGCAAGTAAAACTGATAAGAGCTCACTATGCACACAATGACTTCTAGTTTTAACAAGTTGATTTATACGCCGtactatctatttataaataatagtaaaaatgaatatgataCTCAATTATTCACaatagctacattaaaaaattttaactcattaatgtaaacaaattaagTTCTTACCACTAAAGAAATGGTTCCTTTTTTAtcttctttaaaaatttttataaatgtctcttcaactttttttctaacattagaatttttattatctaagtaAAGAGTTAACAAATGCCCAATGTTAActgcataattaaaatatgaatgagAAATCAATAATTCACACATACAATTAACAGCCATTTCAGCCAAATTTATATgaacctaaaataaaaataaatatataatattttaatacattttattgtcgACAATTAGAGAACTAAATAAAGGATTAgcatttataacaaaacattgattacaatatttattcctATTCTTAAAATGTTGTTGTATTTGAAATCGAATGGATAAAAACTTTCAAGAACAAAATAGCTAGTAACTaacaaacaacaataattatataaataaataagataaatccatcattaaatcaaatatttaacttatgatAACTAAAAAGTTCATAGAAAAATTagctaaagaaaatattagttactcacgacattatcaaaaaaaatgcaCCATCTAATGATATGGtaagaaaactattttaaattgtactaaTAGTAAACAGAGCTTCCTAATTAAATCTTAAGCTTAACATTAACtcaaacataacaatatattaaacatactaaATAGACAATATTCTTATTGTGGTTAATATCcacatcatatttatttttaagttactatTGCAGTTTTAAATCCAAAAGttgaactaaaaatttaatatagctaaaatgaagaaaacaaagaaaaatttgTTCTATTTgcttaattaaaatctaaacacATATTGAActctacttaaaaatttaattatatattttcataggtTTAATgactaacattataattatcttataatcaatgaaaaaCTTACATTTGTTATGACTCGGGTATCTCCTTTCTTTTTGTGGAGAGCACTAgccattttttctaaattagttaaataaatcttgTAACCTTTGAGTAATTGTCCTTCATAACCAATCAACTCTTTTGTAACCAATttcactaaaaacaaaatacatacggatttaattaaatgtaataaaataaatatcagagtaaaaataactttaactgGCTGGTATATTGACATATTcagagtaatatttttaacacataatgacaaaaaaaaaaaaaaactaaacaatttaaatattataagaaaacaaaaagtattataatcttattattatgataattatgaagaaacatacattttactcCTTCATGTTTATCCAGTTTCAATTGATAACTTGGTAAAAGATCTTTAAAAACTTCTAACAATGTGAGAGTTGCCAATTTCTTTATCGTGACTTGTAATTCCGGATCACGTTTTTCCATTATTTCTAAGAGATGCACAATGT
Protein-coding regions in this window:
- the LOC114130264 gene encoding nucleolar complex protein 3 homolog → MVKKNMVKSGKTSNVKRRNHLRNKGHIKTKKHKSKAYNVPQPPLKRRDDPVEENEEEEEEAENSDIGDDMLEMVDQEDLDFLKKNIGNQNYKLYNRIQINNDSKKKRTREDDDEELENEYESSSMMMKADDVSIKKPLLPIKTKDGILRRYTLEKDEIELEKPQPKKKKIEVNNENNDDEYVWLDTNEPEKEITVNKGEPISVAKLYAKRENTIQSYKQRIGLLASTLLENPDLKIGNIVHLLEIMEKRDPELQVTIKKLATLTLLEVFKDLLPSYQLKLDKHEGVKLKLVTKELIGYEGQLLKGYKIYLTNLEKMASALHKKKGDTRVITNVHINLAEMAVNCMCELLISHSYFNYAVNIGHLLTLYLDNKNSNVRKKVEETFIKIFKEDKKGTISLVIVRRINQLVKTRSHCVHSELLSVLLALPIRNVNLDKEKEEILKSKKFMTRKQKLLAMSKKERKRSKMLDKLDKEMLETKAEENVKSHLNNLTEITKLVFLIYFRILKTAPRSKLLSVCLEGLAKYSHSINLEFYHDILTVLDSVIKKHQLNVHEQLCCIKTIFVILSGQGTVINIDPVHFYSHLYRVIPELDCCKYHDNLETFLRTIEALFLVGRKKVTANSTLSFVKRMSMLSLQTLHNATLGILAALRTIIQTNKNTESLLDVDPSYGQGIYNAELQEPEHSNAGSTSLWELPALQRHYHPEVCRLSKTVASLTVSQNNHNNLKPELAKMTPSEWFKEYDPSNVAFNPAVMPPVKVPQRIPAHYPTLPYSDVLDKNYPNVDFSKDFF